gagatgcttttcctgggttataatcctcaaatttggctcaaataaaattttccatttctttcttagattcactgattaatttttcatcaacACTTAGAACTGTATATTGTCCTCCACAGATTGAATGAATTATGTTTTCTCAAAACaccaaaaatgacaaattttcCCAAGAAATCATTAACTGGACTTAGAAGTCCCAGAGACCAGTCAAGTATCAGTTCTTAAAACAGGAAAGGATAGGAAAGTCAGATTTCAGCCTTCTTTTCAACCCCATCCCTAACCTCATCAAATGAAAACGTCCTGTTGGGCAGGAATCCAGCTCCTCCTGGAGTAGAGATACTTCCACAAAAACGTTTTGatgtcgcttatatgtggaatcttaaaaaaaaaagacaaatggacttatttacaaagactcacagacatagagaagagACTCGTGATTACCAGagggtaaaaggggtgggaagggataaattgggagtttgaaatgtgCACCTCCAGGGAAGTGATgggaaatgttaggtatcttgattgtggcagtggtttcatagatgtacacatctatcaaaattcatcaaattgtacaactcacatatgtgtagtttactgtacagaaatcatACTGccaataaagttgttttaaaaaattaaaactaaaaaaaaattccaacatcATTCCATGTTTTGGTTTTGGTGAATTCTGTAAGATCATCTGGTCCTTTCCACTGCCCAGAAATTCTTACAGAAGAGCACAGTGGGTCAGATGTTCCACTCTGCAGACCTGAGTGATTCAGATGCCCCATCTGACAGATAGTAggggtgtgactttgggcaagttgcttaaactttctgagcttcagttttgtcAGCGATAGAATGGGGTTAATAACTTTACTTCTAAGTTACCAACAGGAGTTGTGTAGTGTTTAGGACACAGCTTGTCATATTGTAAACTCAACCACTGGCTTCCTACTGCCTCATTTGTGATGGGATATGTCTCTATGCCAAGTTGCTCCCCCTAAATCCACACATGTGGGTCCTTCTCCTGTAATCACCCTCCATCCCCATCAGCCCCCACTATCCTTTCCTCACCAATTTCTCATTCTTCTGATCTCATTTTAAATGACACTTCCTTGGGAGAGTCTTCACAGACACCTTCACAACCTGCATTTTTCCTTCATTACTTTATCGCAGtctgtaattttctatttattttagttAACCTGCTTTTGTTCATAAACTCTGCGCTCCACCAGGGATCTTGCTGGTCTTGGTTTCTGCTGTAGCCTCAGTATCAACAGTTGTCTAGGATCGTGGCAAGCATTCATTAAATGCTTAGGGAAAACAGTCTAATCCTTTCCTGAACTAGAGTTCAGAGAGGGAAAGCATCCTTTCCCAAATCACACAGCATATTAGCGGCAGACTTGAACACAAGTCTCCCTATTCCCAATTCCAATTCCATCCCAAGAGCCTGCCAAGAAGTATAATCCTTAATATATTTTGAGTGCCGGGGAAAATTCTACAAAGGAGGGGAGTAAAGCAGTGTGCAGAAAAGGAGAGTGATTAGACttggcccctcctctctggacctGAATCAGAGCTTAATTGTAAAGGGAGGGATTACGGCAACGACAACGTACCAGAGCGCCCACAAGGTCTCAACCAGAGAAAAGACAGGCGTTGCAAGAGTCTTCGGCTGTGAAAACAGAAGGACGCGAAGACAAATCCTGCGCAGGCGCAGTCAAAGCCCTCCGCTCTCAGTCCTCCGCCCTTCCCTGCCCCGCCCCTTCCCGGCGGAGTCACAAGACGCCGAGCGCAGTCAGCTGACGCAGGCTCGCGGCGGTCACGTGACGGTGGGCGGGACGCCGGGAGGCGGGCGCAGGCGCAGGTCTTGGGCGGCTGGGTCAGCTGACCCCAGGGGGCAATCAAGCCGATTTAGGCCGCTTTCCGCTGCCTCGGAGTAGCGGCCGCCATGGCTAGTCAGTCGCAGGGCATCCAGCAGCTGCTCCAGGCCGAGAAGCGGGCCGCCGAGAAGGTGTCGGAGGCCCGCAAGCGTGAGTTTCGGGGTGGGGTTGCTAGGCGTGACGCGAGttcagggattatgcccaggccGCGGTGGGTGGTAGCTCGGTGAGGCCTGAAAGACTGTGGACAGGAGGGGTGGTTACAGTCGCAGAAGCTTGTGTGACTCGTTACTCCCTGGAGCCGAGGTTCTGGAAGGCTTGTAGGTCGCCTAGAAGCTGCGATGTGGGATAGTAGATTGGACGTGGAGACAATAGGTGGACGTCGTTCTTGAGGCCTGGGAGGCGGGTAAAATGGGCTATCCGAATGGAAATCGTTGTCTTTCCCGCTCCCACTTGCTCCTTTGAGGTCTTCCGTCTCAGTGAAAGGAGCCACCGTCTGTACTGTTGCTTAGTCTAGAAAGAGTCCTCTTCGCCACGTCTCAGACCCTCTCTCGTTCGCCATGTTTGGTCAGTCCCCAAGGTTTATCTGTTCACTTTTCCTCCATCTCTGCAGTCAGTACCTTAGTCCAGGACGCCAAATTCTTTGAGGCTCCTAATttaattccttaattttttttaatgtgggtaATATGTGCCAGAGGCAGTACTCGGTACATCATTGCGGTATTCAAAGCCCCAGTGAAAGAAGCAAATATTGTGTGGATTAATTGCAGGTGAGAGAAGGGTTGGCTTTGAGAAATGTGAGATTGCCAAAGAGCTTTACAGGTGGATCAAATCTAGATTGGTGAGTGGGAGAACGGTTCCTCTTATCCACTCCATTCTCCTCCCCGCAGTCAGAGTCATTCCTCTCTCAAATGCAACTATGACTTCCCCATTTCCATTAAAGTCAACGAAAGTTTAGTGTCTGCAGAATAAAGCCTAAATTCCTTAAGAGAGTGTAGGAGGTGCTTTGGGGTCAGGCTCCGGCTTTCTTTTCTAGTCTCACTTTTTTTTAGGTACTGTCTTCCAGACATAGTGATTTCACCTGCAAGCCTTTGCACAGCTGGTTCCTCTGACTGGAGGAGCCTTTTCCTAGTTTACTCTTTGTCTTCTAACCTTAGTCTTCATTCAGTTAGACAGTAGTTCTTCCAGGAACTCTTTCCTGATTTAGTCTGTTACCCTCAGACTAGGCTAGGAGTCCATCCTAAGTGTTTGTTTCTGTCATCACAGTGCAGtaacctgttttgttttttcatatggCTCAGTCACTAGACTAAGCTCCTGGGCTGTATCATACTAGTTTTACATATTCAGTTTCCCATCTGGTGAGATAGatgtttttattcctattttatagatgggaaaattgaggctcagggaaAAATGATATGAACATACCCTGGGAAACAGCATAGCTAGGGTAGGATACCAAAAACTATTAATCTTAGTAATTTCTTGGTGTTTCTTCGAGTATAGGATGTATACTCTTAATCCCATATTCAAGTAGGTTTCAAGCATGGCTCTTGTACTTTATAATTAGGGGTTTTGTGGTACTCTGTATTTCATTAGAAAAGCTTGCTTTGAAGGAGCTGGAGATGGGAACAAGTCTCCTATTCTTGCTCTGGTGACTGTAAAGTTCTTTGTTCCTCATGGAGTATTTCTGATCATACCCTTGATACAGTATTTCCAGAGTGACTTCTCAGAGTTTGTCCTGTGATGGCTCATCAGCAACAGAAGTTGTCTGTTGGGAAGCGTGTGACAATATTTGAGGGAAGTGCAGGAACAAATACTTGGCCTGTGGTTAAGAATGATTCTGAGGGCCTTGGAGGTATGGGTCATGTTTCACACCTTCCTTTATCCCATCAGGCCTTGTGCAGGAGCTTGTATATCTCAGGTAGCTATTATACATTGACTGAAAGAATTTGTTTTAAAGGAGTGAGTTTATGGCTAATGTACATCTCAGAATTTGCCATAGTTGGAAACAGAAGTATTGAGAAGACCTACAATTTGAAAAAGTTAATTGCCTGTCTTAATCTGTAATTATCGTTGACTTGCCCAGTTTGAAATTGGGAAGGGGTAGTGCATGATGTGGTAAAATGGTCCTACCCTAGTTTTTTTCATGAAATCATTGCCTgaaccataaaattaaaaaaaaaattgtagtttgTATCATTGGAGTGAAACCAAATGCTGGCCTCCACATGTAAGTCTtataataaaataagattttaaaaaagatttcctgttcaaatacttatttttgattttcagaGAAGTCAATCAAAATTGAACTTTGAAGATGTTTGCTGACAGGCAGAGAATGGTTTATCTTAAGTAATTCAGGGAGCCATCGGAATTGGAAGTGATAAGGACAGTGGAATTGTGAAATTATTTAGAGCTACTGCATGATGTTTGGGCCATGTTATTTGCTGGTTTGGAAAAGAACCTTGGCTTTGGAATATGGCTTTGAATATATGGCTGATGAGAACACCATGTGAAGCATTAGGGTAGAGGTTGGCTGGAGCAGACAGCAGGAGGCCCTAAATAGTACTGGAGTAAATATTTACTTGCAGAAATTGTCCTTGGGTTGCTTGGATGCCTGTTGATTGATGTTAAACTAGCCTCATGGAGTATTGATGTCATAGGGTCATCACCAGTCCAAAATCCTGTTGTTAATCAGGATGTGGGAGGTTAAATTCAGTCTCATTCATCTACGTGGGCTGAATGGGATTTGAGCAGATACAGTGAATTCCAACACAGCTTGCTTTTAGGTGCATGAAGTCTTTTACTCTGAATTAAATAAATGCTCAGACTGATTATCTAGGACCTGCTCCCATCTCCTTCCCCTTTGGATACCTGAGAAGTTTGGTGAACAGAAACTTGTTGGTTGGTCTTGTGGTCTGTTTTCGTAACAGGCTCTGATAGAACCTAGAGAATTTTTCCAGCTGTATGTTAAACGAGGTTCTTCTAGAAACCAGAGCCTCTGTATTTCCTCACTTCTTAGATGTTTGTCCAGTGCTCTCCATTCAGGATTCTTTCCCAGGACCACTTCCATTGCTTATTTCCTTGTGCACAGGCATGGTTTTTCATTTCCAGTATTGCATCATCTGTTTCATTAGTTACAGTTTAGCTTGATGTCCCTTGGGAGCAAATTAGCCTCCTTGCTAAGCTTATGAGCAGAGCTTCAATTGTAATGAGCTGCATAGTTGTTTACttctcaggaagagaaagaattccTCAGATGGCTAATGTCACCCATTTTATGTGGGTTCTTAGTAGTTGAGATTGAGAGAATATTCTGAAACATTGCAAAattttttccatcatttttaCGGTCTGTAGTTAGAGAGGCAGTCCTTTTTATCTAGTCACTTCTAGTTAAGTACAGGAGGCAAGAACCTGTACTGTTAGCTCTGAATTCCCTCTTTCCCATGCATGTCTCTTGAGACTGTatctttaaacttttttctttgtttattgttAGAATTCACCATCTCagtctctgctttcttttcttgtcACTTAACCACTTCCTGATGTAGCTGTTTCCTTTGAAAACAGGAAAGAACCGGAGGCTGAAGCAGGCCAAAGAAGAAGCCCAGGCTGAAATTGAACAGTACCgcctgcagagggagaaggagttCAAGGCCAAGGAGGCTGCGGTGGGCCTGGCTTATTTTCAGTGCTGCCTTAGTTTCCTGAGGTTTCCTTCTCCTGCCCTTCCCCTTTGGCTCACAGAATATCTGGCATAgctcagctgttctgattctgGTTGAAATTTGAAAATTTGGTTATTGGATACTTAGGCTGAATCTCATAGGGGtgatcagtttttgtttttggcttttaaaaatttttttcttttctcttcttttttctattaGTGGAGGTactcaggattgaacccagaacctcatgcatgctaaacatgtgctcttccactgagctatactgccccctggcccctcctctccccagggtGATCAGTTTTTAACTAACATTGAATTCTAGTCTACACTTACTctgttaaattattaaattattaatagatATCATTATAAAGTATAATCATATATAAGGaatgtaatatttaatatatatgttaaatatagATATTATTAAATACCTGTTGTACAGTTCCTGTATGCCAGGTCCTATGCCAGATGCTAGGAGATCAGCTACGAACAGAAATGGACATGGTCCTCGTGGAGCTTAGCTTACGGTCTGGTGGTCAGGGACACTTAGTAATAAAATGTAAGTCATGCAAATGGACAGCTGATGAGGGCTGTGATGGTCGTAAGCATAAATCAGGTGGAGCCCCACTTTAATATAGATAGACTCTTACCAGTGGATAGGCTAGAGCACAGTGCATAAGATGCATATAATAACAGTACAAAAACAGATCACAGAAAGTACAGAGGGAAATTCTGGAAAGGAGAAAGATTGGAAGAGGCTTCATAGAGAAAAGAACCTTTATCAGGACTCTTGGATACGGATAACAGAAGACTGGAATTTATTGAACTATATGATTAGAAACCCAGGTGAAGACTTCACTATTTTGACCTAGGAGCTTAGATAATACTTTCAGGACTGTTTCCCTCTCTCATTCCTGCCTTAGCCTTGTGGGCTTCACTCTCAAGTTCTATATTGTGGCCTCCATTAGTTCCAGGCACACCCCCCACCAGGGCCAACAGTGGTTAAAGGCTCACGCCTCCCTCTTAGCAGTAAGTAGCAAAAGGTTCATTCCTCTTTGCACTGGACAGTGACAGTGCTGTTCAAACTTAAAATGGGTCTCTGACTCAAACTGGGCAGACCGGTGCTGTAAAATGTCAGACTGCCCACAAGACAGTGTAGAAATAGTTTTGTCAGGGCAGCCATCTCATCCTGTTTTTACATCTGTGCTGCAGCTGCTTGGGGAGACAGTCTCGATAATGACTGCAAGCATGAGCTCTGAGTTTTTCTAGGAGCGTTGCGTTGTACCCTCTTCACTTGTGGGACAGCGTCTTGGGCTTGCATACAGTGTACATATTCAAAGAACAGAGGtagtgcccctccccacccccactgagtAGGGGTTATGGACTTTTACAAATATGAATGAGCAACTGAGACAGCCATTATGAAGTGCTCCAGGTATTCCTGTAGTGTGAACAGTGATAGTATGAGGAGCCCTGGGTTTGAAC
This portion of the Vicugna pacos chromosome 4, VicPac4, whole genome shotgun sequence genome encodes:
- the ATP6V1G1 gene encoding V-type proton ATPase subunit G 1; this encodes MASQSQGIQQLLQAEKRAAEKVSEARKRKNRRLKQAKEEAQAEIEQYRLQREKEFKAKEAAALGSHGSCSTEVEKDTQEKMTILQTYFRQNRDEVLDKLLAFVCDIRPEIHENYRING